CGAGTGGAAATTTATCTGAAGAAACAATTTGTATTAATAACGGTGATGCATTAAATAGCTTAAAGCATATTGCAGATGGATTTTTAATGCATAATCGTAAGATTGTTCATCATGCTGATGATTCTATTGTTCGAATTATGGCAGGACGAGAAATGGTTTTAAGACGTGCCAGAGGATTTGCTCCGCTTCCGGTCTTTATCAAGAACATTAAAGATTCTATTTTGGCTGTTGGGCCGCATCTTAAAAATACAGTGGCATTCTCAAAAAAAGAGAATGTTTTTGTTAGTCAGCACATTGGAGATCTTGAGGCGCCAAAGGCGTTTGAGACATTTGAGAAAACAATTCAAGACTTGACAAAAATATATAATGTAAGCCCAAGCTTAATTGTTTGCGATGAGCACTCCGGTTATTTATCAACGCAGTTTGCTGAACAGTCTAAGTTGCCTAAGAAATCGATTCAGCATCACTATGCTCATATTTGTTCGTGCATGGCTGAGAATGAAATTGAGGATGATGTCTTGGGCGTTTGTTTTGATGGAACAGGATATGGGCAAGACAATACAATTTGGGGGGGCGAATTTCTTAAAGTAGATCATGGCGGATTTAAAAGATTTGCGTATTTTTCGCCATTTCCTCTTCTGGGTGGTGAAAAAGCCATGACTGAACCGAGGCGGTCTGCGCTTGGACTTTTGTATCATGTTTTAGGGAAAAAAGCTTTTGATGAGAAAGAGACAGAATCGCTAAAGGCTTTTAAGCCCAATGAATTAATTGATTTAGAATTAATGCTTGAGAAAAAGATAAATAGTCCTTTGACTTCAAGCGTGGGGCGGATTTTTGATGCGGTTAGTTCTCTGTTGGGATTTTGTCAGTATATTGATTTTGAGGGACAGGCGGCGATGGATGTTGAATTTGCTATTTCTGATAAAGAGACAGACTCTGGGTATTCATTTGATGTTAAAAGAGATAAAAGTTTGATTATTGAAGAGTTGTTTGTTGAAGATATTCTAAAGGATATTAAGTTTGGCGTTGAAAGCAGCATAATTTGTAGGAAATTTCACAACACTTTGGTGGATATTATTATTGCGATTGCAATGCAAAGTGGATTGAAAAAAGTTGTTTTGACAGGAGGATGTTTTCAGAATAAATATCTTTTAGAGCGTTCTATTGATCGGCTTAGAGAAGAAGGGTTTTTGCCTTATTGGCACCAACGGATTCCAACAAACGATGGAGGGATTTCTTTAGGGCAAATTGTCGCTGCATCAAAAGAAAATATGATATGATATTGTTTCAAATAAAATGGGAGAAATAAATGTGCTTAGCTGTTCCTGGAAAAATTATTAGCATAGAAGGCAAGGATCCTTTAGAAAAGACAGGAAAGATTGATTTTTCTGGTATTCAAAAAGAGGTTAATTTGGCTTATGTGCCAGAGGCGAAAATTGGAGATTATGTTATTGTTCATGCTGGTTTTGCGATCAGCCAAGTGGACGAAGAGGAAGCTAAGAAAACATTAGAGTATATGAGCGAGATTGATAAACTCTATGAAGGAAGTCCTGATTCGTTGCGCTAGGCCGCGCAACTCACAGGATAAATTCGGGCAGGCTGACTTGACGTCACCGCCAAAAATATGGCGGATCCGTAAGTCAGGTCCNNNNNNNNNNNNNNNNNNNNNNNNNNNNNNNNNNNNNNNNNNNNNNNNNNNNNNNNNNNNNNNNNNNNNNNNNNNNNNNNNNNNNNNNNNNNNNNNNNNNTTATTTAAGATTGATAAACTCTATGAAGGAAGTCCTGATTCGTTGCGCTAGGCCGCGCAACTCACAGGATAAATTCGGGCAGGCTGACTTGACGTCACCGCCAAAAATATGGCGGATCCGTAAGTCAGGCCCTTATTTAAGATTGATAAACTCTATGAAGGAAGTCCTGATTCGTTGCGCTAGGCCGCGCAACTCACAGGATAAATTCGGGCAGGCTGACTTGACGTCACCGCCAAAAATATGGCGGATCCGTAAGTCAAGCCCTTATTTAAGATTGATAAGCTGTATGAGAACGATTAATGAAATTTGTAGATGAGTATCGAAATAAAGAAAATGTTCAAAGGGTTGCTCGAGCGATTAAAGAGGTAACAAAGCATCCGTGGACAATTATGGAGATTTGCGGTGGGCAAACGCATTCTATTATTCGCTTTGGTCTTGATGAACTCCTTCCGAAAAAAATCAGTCTTGTGCATGGACCAGGATGCCCTGTTTGTGTGACGCCTTTAGAATCGATTAATCGAGCTATTGCGATTGCATCTAAAGAGGGTGTTATTTTTTGTTCTTTTGGAGACATGTTAAGAGTCCCGGGAAGCAAGAAAGATTTGCTTAGCGTCAAGGCTGAGGGAGGTGATGTTCGCATTGTTTATTCACCGATGGACGCACTTGAAATTGCTAAAAGAAATCCTAACAAGAAGGTTGTTTTTTTTGCTGTTGGATTTGAAACAACGGCTCCAGGCAATGCTATGGCGGCGTACAAAGCCAAAGCGCAAAATATCAACAATTTTTCTCTTTTAGTTTCTCATGTTTTAGTTCCACCAGCTATTGAAGCAATTTTATCATCCAAACAAAACAAGGTTCAGGGTTTTTTGGCAGCAGGACACGTGTGTACTGTTATGGGATATCAAGAGTATGAGCCTTTGGCAAAGAAATATAAAACGCCGATTGTGGTTACTGGTTTTGAGCCGCTCGATATTTTACAAGGCGTTCATATGTGCGTTAAGCAGTTAGAGGAAAGCCGATATGAAGTCGAGAATCAATATTCTCGCTCTGTGCATAGGCAAGGAAATAGTAAAGCGATTGAAATTATTAAACAAGTCTTTGAAGTTTCTTCAAGAAAATGGAGAGGCATTGGCGTTATTCCTCAAAGCGGGCTTGTTTTAAGAAAAAGCTTTTCTCAGTTTGATGCCGAGAAAATATTTGATCTAGAAGATATTAAAACGAGCGAACCTAAGGAATGTATTAGTGCTCTTGTTTTGAGGGGAATAAAAAAACCGCACGAATGTTCTGCTTTTGGTAAGAGCTGTCGACCAGATCATCCTTTAGGCGCACCGATGGTTTCGTCCGAAGGAGCGTGTGCAGCGTATTATCGGTATAAAAGACGATGACAAAGAAAAAAGAATATAATTTACCAAGTTGTCCAATCTTGATTTCGGATTATCCTCGTGTTTTACTTGCGCATGGATCCGGAGGGACGCTGACTAATCAGCTGATTGATAAGATGTTTCGTTCTGTTTTTAACAATGATCATCTTAACCAATCTCATGACGGCGCTGTTGTACAAATTCCAAAAAAGAAAATCGCCATGACAACCGACTCATATGTGATTGATCCGATATTTTTTCCAGGAGGCGATATTGGATCTTTGGCTGTTCATGGAACGGTTAACGATTTATCGATGTGTGGAGCGCGACCGATTTTTTTAACAGTTGGCTTTATTTTAGAAGAAGGTTTGCCAATGGAAGATCTTTGGCGCGTTGTTCAGTCTATGCAAAAAGCAGCCAAAGAGTCTAACGTGCAAATTATTTCTGGAGACACTAAAGTTGTCGACAAGGGAAAAGCAGACCGAATCTTTGTCAATACATCTGGCGTAGGAGTTGTTGAGCATAATCAGACTATTTGTCCAAGTTCGATTAAAGATGGAGATTGCATTATTCTGAGTGGAGACATTGCTCGCCATGGCATGGCGATTATGGCTGTGCGTGAGGGTTTAAGTTTTGAAAATAAGATCAAAAGTGATTCGGCATCTTTGTCAGGTTTAGTATTGAAGCTTATCGAATCAAAGGCTACAATACATTGTATGCGTGATTTGACGCGTGGCGGACTTGCAACGGCACTCGTTGAGATTGCAAAAACATCTAACATGTCTATTGAGATTGATGAGCAAAGTATTCCTGTGAGAGAAGATGTTCGAGGTGTTTGTGAAATTTTGGGAATAGATCCTTTGTATGTAGCAAACGAAGGGCGATTTATTTGCTTTGTTCCTGAAAGTCAAGCCAAGAAAGTTTTAGCTACGATTAAGATGAGCCCTCTTGGGCGCCAAGCTTCTATTATTGGATATGTTTCAAAAGAAAAGAGAGCAATGGTAACGGCTAAGAATCAAATTGGGACGACACGTATTGTGGACATGCTTTCATCAGAACAACTGCCCCGGATTTGTTGATGACAATTAAAACAAAAAGAACTTTCTTTATTATTTTTCTTCTTATCTTGTGTGTGTCGCAATCTGGATGTGCTCTTCTTAAACTTCCTTTTGATTTGCTAGGAGGTCTTTTTAATATTCTTAAACAAGTTCCCATGCCTCCGCCCTGGGTTTTCCTATAAAACTAACTATCTTTTTCCAATGAATGTTTGTTGACAAATAAATATTTGTCGTGTATTGTGAAAACAGGTTAAGAAAAAGGAGAAGAAAAGGATTTCTAAAATCTTTGCTTCTCAAAACGTTTTAAGAAGGAAGGCAGTAATGACAAAAGGTAAAATAAAATGGTTTAACGCCAAAAAAGGGTATGGTTTTATTGCCGCTGAGTCTGGCGAAGATGTGTTTGTGCATTTCAGTGAGATTCAACAGGAAGAAGGCTACAAAACATTAGATGAAGGACAAGACGTCGAGTTTGATTTAGAAAAAGACGACAAGGGCCTTAAAGCCAAGAGGGTTAAAGCGCTTTAAGTTTATTATATAGATGAGAAGTATTTTAGAGGGCTAGCTTTTTTAAGCTAGCCCTTTTTTGTGAAATATTTCACATTATCATATTGACAAACACAAGCATTATGATATATTACCCTATAAATTATGTGAATAGGGGGCCATATTATGAATGCGACTAAGCAATGCGTTGCAAGATTGTATCGATATAGAGATGCTCTTTATAGACTTAAAAGCCTAGGCTCTACAAAAGTTTTTTCAAGTCATTTGGCTAGTGCCGTTGGGTCAAACTCTTCTCAAGTTCGAAAAGATTTTTCTATCTTTAGTATTTCTGGAAACAAAAGAGGCGGATATGTCATCGATTGTCTTATCGATCAGCTAAATGCTCTTTTGGGAAAGAATAAAACCCAGGACGTTGTTATCGTTGGAGCAGGACATATTGGGCGAGCTTTGATGCATTATGATGGTTTTGCAAAAGAAGGAATTCGCATCGTAGCGGCTTTTGATATCGATCCTTTGAAATATGGACAAGAGACCTTGGTTCCTATTTTTCCGTTAGATCAGTTATCTTCTTTTATTAAGAAGAAAAAAATAAAGATCGGCATTATAGCTGTTCCTTATTTTGCAGCTCAACAGGTTGTTGATTCTATGATTTTAGCTGGCATAGAGGGTGTTTTGAATTTTGCTCCGATTAGCTTAAAAGTTCCGGATAATTTTATTGTTAACAATGTTAATGTTAGATTAGAATTAGAAGTTGTTAACTATTTTGTTGATTTGCAAAGAAAGAAAAAATGAAAATTATCAGATTAAGAACCCAAATTTTAATTTCATTATCTTATGTAATATTGTTCCTTGTTTTGTGCATGTCCATTTTTGGACTCTTTTTTGTTAAAAAGTACATTTTTGATCAAGCTCAAGAGCAGATAAAAAATGATTTAAAAACTGTAAAAGCAAAATGTTTTCAAGAGCTAAATTTGGTTAAGCTAGCGGTTGAGCTTTCTGATCAAAATCAAGATTTAGAGAGAAACCGAAATCAAGCACAGTTAGATTATTTAAGAATTGAAGATCTGGATCAAGCATCTGCTTCAAGAAGTAATATTGTCCTTTCTGCATTGCAGGAAAAAAAGTCTGTTGGAGCCTATCGTATAATATCAAGAGATGAGATAGAGCAACTGGTTCCTGATAGGAAAAATAGTTTTATTATTGTGAGGCCGACTTCTAGAGCGAAGCCGACAGAGAAAATGGTTATTGACGGTGTTATTGCGATTGAATATGCTAGACCGATACTAAATAGCAAGGGTGAAGTTTTAAAAATTTTGTATGGGGGAAAAATTATTAATCAGAATTTTAATTTGATTGATAATATTGTTGATTCAGTCTTTGAAAATAGATTTTATGAAAACAAGCCGCTTGGAACAGTTACGATTTTTCAGGGAGATGTCCGTGTAGCGACTAATGTTTTAGACAACGAAGGACAGCGGGCTATAGGGACTCGCGTTTCTGATGAGGTTTATCGACAAGTTATTACAGATGGAAAGAAGTGGTTTGATAAGGCTTTTGTTGTCACAGATTGGTATATCACAGCGTATGAGCCAATAAAAGATATTGAAGGTGACATTATTGGCATTTTGTATGTTGGAATTTTAGAGAAACCATTTTTGGTTATTGGAAGAAACGCGTTCATTGTTTTTCTTATGATTATTTTTTTAACGTCTATTTTGGCCGCAATTTTCTTCTATATGATTACTAGGTCGATTACTCGACCTTTGAATGAAGTTCTAAATACAACGAGAAAGATTTCTCGAGGAAACCTAGACAGTAAAATTACTGAACAAACATCGATTCAAGAATTAAACGAGCTTATTTTTTCGTTTAACGATATGTCCGGAAAGCTTGCAAGAAGAGAAGAAAGTTTGCATGAGTCAAAAGAAAAGCTAGAAGTGCTTAATAGTCGTTATTTGGATCTTATTGGGT
This genomic stretch from Candidatus Omnitrophota bacterium harbors:
- the hypF gene encoding carbamoyltransferase HypF, which produces MKNLRLRIILRGAVQGVGFRPFVYRLATELKVTGWVQNSSYGVIVEIEAQKDILDIFLLRIEKEKPIASFIQSFESSFLDPLGFQDFQIKESISGEKTALILPDIATCPECRKEILDPENRRYQYPFTNCTLCGPRYSIVENLPYDRANTTMKRFRMCPECQKEYDDPKNRRFHAQPNACSKCGPYLEFWDNRGKIIQMQREALLKAVQMIKDGNVVAIKGLGGFHLVVDAQNKEAVSKLRDRKQRGLKPFAVMYSCLDEIQNDCEVSDLEKRSLLSSEAPIVLLKKKKNLKVADNIAPQNPYLGVILACTPLHILILDMLRSPIVATSGNLSEETICINNGDALNSLKHIADGFLMHNRKIVHHADDSIVRIMAGREMVLRRARGFAPLPVFIKNIKDSILAVGPHLKNTVAFSKKENVFVSQHIGDLEAPKAFETFEKTIQDLTKIYNVSPSLIVCDEHSGYLSTQFAEQSKLPKKSIQHHYAHICSCMAENEIEDDVLGVCFDGTGYGQDNTIWGGEFLKVDHGGFKRFAYFSPFPLLGGEKAMTEPRRSALGLLYHVLGKKAFDEKETESLKAFKPNELIDLELMLEKKINSPLTSSVGRIFDAVSSLLGFCQYIDFEGQAAMDVEFAISDKETDSGYSFDVKRDKSLIIEELFVEDILKDIKFGVESSIICRKFHNTLVDIIIAIAMQSGLKKVVLTGGCFQNKYLLERSIDRLREEGFLPYWHQRIPTNDGGISLGQIVAASKENMI
- a CDS encoding HypC/HybG/HupF family hydrogenase formation chaperone yields the protein MCLAVPGKIISIEGKDPLEKTGKIDFSGIQKEVNLAYVPEAKIGDYVIVHAGFAISQVDEEEAKKTLEYMSEIDKLYEGSPDSLR
- the hypD gene encoding hydrogenase formation protein HypD — protein: MKFVDEYRNKENVQRVARAIKEVTKHPWTIMEICGGQTHSIIRFGLDELLPKKISLVHGPGCPVCVTPLESINRAIAIASKEGVIFCSFGDMLRVPGSKKDLLSVKAEGGDVRIVYSPMDALEIAKRNPNKKVVFFAVGFETTAPGNAMAAYKAKAQNINNFSLLVSHVLVPPAIEAILSSKQNKVQGFLAAGHVCTVMGYQEYEPLAKKYKTPIVVTGFEPLDILQGVHMCVKQLEESRYEVENQYSRSVHRQGNSKAIEIIKQVFEVSSRKWRGIGVIPQSGLVLRKSFSQFDAEKIFDLEDIKTSEPKECISALVLRGIKKPHECSAFGKSCRPDHPLGAPMVSSEGACAAYYRYKRR
- the hypE gene encoding hydrogenase expression/formation protein HypE, translated to MTKKKEYNLPSCPILISDYPRVLLAHGSGGTLTNQLIDKMFRSVFNNDHLNQSHDGAVVQIPKKKIAMTTDSYVIDPIFFPGGDIGSLAVHGTVNDLSMCGARPIFLTVGFILEEGLPMEDLWRVVQSMQKAAKESNVQIISGDTKVVDKGKADRIFVNTSGVGVVEHNQTICPSSIKDGDCIILSGDIARHGMAIMAVREGLSFENKIKSDSASLSGLVLKLIESKATIHCMRDLTRGGLATALVEIAKTSNMSIEIDEQSIPVREDVRGVCEILGIDPLYVANEGRFICFVPESQAKKVLATIKMSPLGRQASIIGYVSKEKRAMVTAKNQIGTTRIVDMLSSEQLPRIC
- a CDS encoding cold-shock protein, whose translation is MTKGKIKWFNAKKGYGFIAAESGEDVFVHFSEIQQEEGYKTLDEGQDVEFDLEKDDKGLKAKRVKAL
- a CDS encoding redox-sensing transcriptional repressor Rex produces the protein MNATKQCVARLYRYRDALYRLKSLGSTKVFSSHLASAVGSNSSQVRKDFSIFSISGNKRGGYVIDCLIDQLNALLGKNKTQDVVIVGAGHIGRALMHYDGFAKEGIRIVAAFDIDPLKYGQETLVPIFPLDQLSSFIKKKKIKIGIIAVPYFAAQQVVDSMILAGIEGVLNFAPISLKVPDNFIVNNVNVRLELEVVNYFVDLQRKKK
- a CDS encoding cache domain-containing protein, with product MKIIRLRTQILISLSYVILFLVLCMSIFGLFFVKKYIFDQAQEQIKNDLKTVKAKCFQELNLVKLAVELSDQNQDLERNRNQAQLDYLRIEDLDQASASRSNIVLSALQEKKSVGAYRIISRDEIEQLVPDRKNSFIIVRPTSRAKPTEKMVIDGVIAIEYARPILNSKGEVLKILYGGKIINQNFNLIDNIVDSVFENRFYENKPLGTVTIFQGDVRVATNVLDNEGQRAIGTRVSDEVYRQVITDGKKWFDKAFVVTDWYITAYEPIKDIEGDIIGILYVGILEKPFLVIGRNAFIVFLMIIFLTSILAAIFFYMITRSITRPLNEVLNTTRKISRGNLDSKITEQTSIQELNELIFSFNDMSGKLARREESLHESKEKLEVLNSRYLDLIGFVSHELKGILSSIVLNTYLLKNRILGDINEKQEKTLASVSRNLDYLTVTVKNFLNLSRIEKAELQLTKNELLIKEHVFDVTIESFLQQAEEKNIKIVNDLSEGLRVLGDAGLLQIVSNNLLSNAIKYGVPEGQIRISSRIDGKEIEVEVYNDGNPIESVDIDKLFKKFSRIVYRGMETVKGTGIGLFITKEIIEKHGGRIWVEPKKNGNSFKFRIEKI